In a genomic window of Candidatus Bathyarchaeota archaeon:
- a CDS encoding SPFH domain-containing protein, with the protein MPQVIEWTNVGSEDIVWRYPNEDITWGAQLIVHEYEMAVFFRDGKAYDVFGAGRHTLTTLNLPLLTSLLTRLVGFGGNKPFKATVLFISTKVFAGKWGTKAQTTELAPLQTYGQFWFKVGDASLFVNEVVGGQNAYTTQGVNDFLRGFLNEKIIDELSHYDLVTVFTRLDETSVIVKNSLIDYFKRVGIELTDLRFEGIDTTPEYRERLFWLKTGQTAPGDVLRMETMKSAAESLGKGGGSGALGAGMVLIPQIMSQTGAPQAAPAAALVICPKCAEKVPATSKFCPNCGTNLTPPSQGAMNCPKCGKSIPANSKFCPECGTKIE; encoded by the coding sequence ATGCCACAAGTAATAGAATGGACCAATGTAGGTTCTGAAGATATTGTCTGGCGCTACCCCAACGAAGACATCACATGGGGCGCACAGTTAATCGTCCACGAATACGAGATGGCGGTGTTCTTCCGCGACGGCAAAGCCTACGACGTATTCGGCGCGGGCAGACACACGCTGACCACCCTGAATTTGCCCCTGCTCACCAGCTTACTTACAAGACTTGTAGGCTTTGGAGGCAACAAACCGTTTAAAGCCACTGTGCTCTTCATCAGCACCAAAGTGTTCGCGGGCAAATGGGGAACAAAGGCACAGACCACCGAACTCGCCCCTCTTCAGACCTATGGGCAATTCTGGTTCAAAGTCGGCGACGCCTCACTCTTCGTTAACGAAGTGGTCGGCGGACAAAACGCTTACACCACACAGGGCGTTAACGATTTCTTACGCGGGTTCCTAAACGAGAAAATCATCGATGAACTCAGCCACTACGACCTCGTTACCGTCTTCACCCGACTCGACGAAACCAGCGTCATCGTCAAAAACAGCCTCATCGACTACTTCAAACGCGTAGGCATCGAACTAACCGATCTGCGATTCGAAGGTATCGACACCACACCCGAGTACCGTGAACGTCTCTTCTGGCTCAAAACTGGCCAGACCGCACCCGGCGACGTGTTACGTATGGAAACCATGAAGAGCGCGGCAGAGTCTCTTGGCAAAGGAGGCGGCTCAGGCGCACTCGGAGCCGGCATGGTGCTTATCCCACAAATCATGAGCCAAACAGGCGCACCACAGGCAGCACCCGCAGCGGCACTGGTCATATGCCCCAAATGCGCAGAGAAAGTCCCCGCAACCAGCAAGTTCTGCCCCAACTGCGGAACCAACCTTACCCCGCCCTCGCAAGGAGCCATGAACTGCCCCAAATGCGGCAAATCCATCCCAGCCAACAGCAAATTCTGTCCTGAATGCGGAACCAAAATCGAATAG
- the lysS gene encoding lysine--tRNA ligase: protein MSEETIIGHGTWYDMMAKKVIEREQSLNRDMSRVRTEMGLGASGFPHIGSLGDASRSYAVTLALKDMDCNSELIAFCDDKDGLRKVPAGLPPEMAQNLEKYLGYSVSTIPDPFGCHESYGKHMSSLLLEALDKCGIQYKYYSAKEVYDKGLLLNEIRTLLTNAKQVGEIVKEEVGQETYTEVLPFFAVCENCGHLYTTRAYKFDPKTDKVTYKCEGLEIRGRKIPGCGHEGEVDIKSGEGKLTWKSEFAARWKALDIRFEAYGKDIADSVRINDRICREVLKFEPPSHAKYEMFLDKGGKKISKSAGNVFTPQVWFRYGSPQSLLLLMLKRFVGTRSLDVSDIPSYMNELDSLEEVYFGKKQVSEKEALRLKGLFLYCNVMKPPAKPSIHVPYNLLAFLVKMAPKECLNDYVAEKLQSYGYLQKNQPLDAGLLQRITFAVNWTADFEDIKETEVELTAEEKKALTELVAKLQAEDDPDKIQNAIFNSAKDNGIKPAAFFKLLYSILMGAPQGPRLGPYVLAMGKQNVVAALERVLSKSA from the coding sequence ATGAGTGAAGAAACCATAATTGGCCACGGCACATGGTATGACATGATGGCTAAGAAAGTCATCGAACGCGAACAGTCCCTAAACCGCGATATGAGTCGGGTTCGCACAGAAATGGGGTTAGGCGCTTCAGGTTTTCCCCACATCGGCAGCTTAGGCGACGCCAGCCGCAGCTACGCCGTCACGTTAGCCCTCAAAGATATGGATTGTAATTCTGAGTTGATTGCCTTCTGCGACGATAAAGATGGCTTACGCAAAGTTCCCGCGGGGTTGCCGCCAGAGATGGCGCAGAACTTGGAGAAGTATCTTGGTTACTCGGTTTCCACGATTCCTGACCCGTTTGGTTGCCATGAAAGCTACGGTAAACACATGAGTAGCCTACTTCTGGAAGCTCTTGACAAGTGTGGTATCCAATACAAGTATTACTCAGCCAAAGAAGTCTACGATAAGGGCTTACTGCTAAACGAAATTCGTACCCTTCTAACTAACGCTAAACAAGTCGGCGAAATCGTCAAAGAAGAAGTAGGACAAGAAACCTACACTGAAGTGCTGCCGTTTTTTGCAGTCTGCGAAAATTGCGGTCACCTCTACACCACCCGCGCCTACAAGTTTGACCCCAAAACCGACAAAGTAACCTACAAATGCGAAGGCCTAGAAATTCGCGGCAGAAAAATTCCGGGTTGCGGTCATGAAGGTGAAGTTGACATCAAAAGCGGCGAGGGCAAACTCACTTGGAAAAGCGAATTTGCCGCAAGATGGAAAGCGCTTGACATCCGCTTTGAAGCCTACGGCAAAGACATCGCTGACTCAGTCCGCATAAACGACCGCATCTGTCGGGAAGTCCTCAAATTTGAGCCTCCCAGCCACGCCAAATATGAGATGTTTCTTGATAAGGGCGGAAAAAAAATCAGCAAATCTGCTGGTAACGTGTTTACGCCGCAGGTGTGGTTCCGTTATGGGTCGCCGCAGTCTTTGTTGCTGTTGATGCTTAAGCGGTTCGTTGGCACCCGCAGCCTCGACGTCTCAGATATTCCATCATACATGAATGAGCTTGATTCTCTTGAGGAAGTTTACTTTGGTAAGAAGCAGGTTAGCGAAAAAGAAGCTCTCCGCCTAAAGGGGCTTTTCCTCTACTGCAATGTCATGAAGCCCCCCGCCAAACCCAGCATCCATGTCCCCTACAACCTCTTGGCGTTTCTGGTCAAGATGGCGCCCAAAGAATGCCTAAACGACTACGTCGCAGAGAAGCTCCAAAGCTACGGTTACCTCCAAAAGAACCAGCCCCTTGATGCGGGGTTGCTGCAACGCATCACCTTTGCGGTGAATTGGACAGCGGACTTTGAAGACATCAAAGAAACCGAAGTGGAACTTACAGCGGAAGAGAAAAAGGCCCTCACCGAGTTGGTTGCAAAGCTGCAGGCTGAAGATGACCCCGACAAAATCCAAAACGCCATCTTTAACTCCGCCAAAGACAACGGCATAAAACCCGCCGCGTTCTTTAA